The stretch of DNA AAGGGGACGCCGCAGCTCCTCCCTCGTCcacttcctcctcctccatcccGTCCTCGCCTGCGTTTTCGCTGCGGATTGGAGCGGCAAGGGCGCACTTCCCAGGCGGGATCTCTCAGGCTGCGGCCTGACGATGCCGGAGGCAAATGCGGGTGCGGTGGCGCAggcggagcagaggaagaaggtGGGGGAGCTCGGTTCCGGAGTGAAAAATCGCTTCTTTTCTCTGCCTTCTTGGTGCCATGGCTGCGAAGAGCCCCGTGGGGATTAGGGGGCGCGGTGCGATGGTGCCCCGAGCAGCGGTGCTCGTGTGGGATGACTGGATAAGGACGTGGCCCTCTGTCTTCTCCGGATTTTGGCACGGCCGGAGCTGCTGGATTTGTGGGGATTTGGATTTCTTGCGGCTCTGATCCTGACTAGTTTGCTTCCTGCGCGCGAGAATAGGCTTCCTGGGATAATGGGGTTTACCATAGTGATTTCTTGCCTTCTTAGGAGATCCCGTCTTATCCGAATTATTCGAGCTACATAGTATTCCTCAGAATCCTCCTTGGTACTACATCTGCAGGAGATCCGCTCTCTCTTCAGTTAAGGTTTCTCATCCCCCAAAATCTGGCTCTTTTCACGCTATCGTAAAGAGGGCGCGGTAATTCTTGTTTACCACGCAACACTGGTGGTCGAGGAGTCTTGGTAAACGCGGGTATTGGATTCGGTGGCCTTGTATGTTTATCCTAATCCAGGTCGGCTATTTTCTTTCCTTTGTGGTCAGAGATGGCTTAGCCAAGCATAAATATTCCTTTGCCCACTGGGGACTGGGGAGGTATATTTACCGTCTATATATTTTAAGCTGAGTGCCTGTTCAGAGGTATTATTAGCCTTGATAAGGGTTTGAGAGATCACGAGTTCTTTGGCCGGTGGCAAAGGTCAGTCTTGGTTGGGTCAGAGGGGTTAGATACTGCAGAGCTTTTGCGTTTGAGTTGCTTGGATTACTTGCCGTCAGTTTGTGCCTTTGTGGTTTGGTGTGGCCTGTGGGTGAGTAGAAACCAGGCTAAGACTTTACTAGTTTACTATTCTATTGGTTTATATTTAGTAATAAGAAAGCTTCTATTGGTGCATATCAGGAGTAGTTGTCTCTTGCTATCTCAGGAAGAGTCGGTTTGTATGTTCCTCTTGGGGATTTCACCTCTGCTTATTTTGCTGTGCTGATTGTTTGGTTTGCTGGTTCAGCTGTTTAACACATGAAAAAAAAGGATAAAATTCTGCTGAATTCCTTCCTATTTTCCAAGTCATATGTCATTGCTTAAATTCTTAATAGTTGATTTCGATGTACTTTTCAGAAAAAAGAACGTTTATTGTGTCCTCAGTGCTAATGTTTTCCACTATGAAACTTCCAGAATTCACCAGAGATGGATTTCTTCAGTGAATATGGCGATGCCAACAGATACAAAATTCAGGAAATAATTGGCAAAGGAAGCTACGGGGTTGTTTGCTCAGCTATTGACCAACAAACTGGTGAGAAGGTAGCAATCAAGAAAATACAGAATATCTTTGAGCATCTGTCCGATGCTGCTAGGATCCTCCGAGAGATCAAGCTCCTCCGGCTTCTAAGGCATCCTGATATTGTTGAGATCAAACATGTAATGTTACCTCCATCGAGGAGGGACTTCAGAGATATTTATGTTGTTTTTGAGCTGATGGATACCGACCTTCACCAAGTTATTAAGGCTAATGATGACTTAACAAAGGAACACCATCAGTTCTTTCTCTATCAGATGCTGCGTGCGTTGAAATATATTCATACTGGTATACACCTTAAAGATCCCTCATATTACGCTGAAAGTACTTCTGACAAGCATTCATAGTGTGATGGTGCTGCTTTTCTGTTTTCTATTAGGAGTATGAACCTTCGTGACTAGCCTTTGCGCACGAATTCAACCTTTTGCCAATCAATGACAATGACTTATTCTGTACTTCCCTTTCTTTAGAGTTGTTTCTCCACCTATCCCACTACTTTCATGTGTGTACTGTATTCTGGATCATTCCTTGCTTTCTGAaattagctttcaggttctgaTTATGTAGTATCCCTTCCGTTGTGTTGAAAATTTGAAATATCTTAGACGTTCTCCGTGCTTAGATGGCAATATACACGTATATACTCTTGATTCAAAATTTACCTTAGAAAATTAGTTTTGCATTGTCTGAGTGGATTAATCAATTCTGCCTTTATTTCTTTGTGATAATTTTCATGCACATACTTTCGGATGTACTGGTTTCTTTCGTGTAAATCCTTATTTGAATTCTGCAAAATCGAAAAAACTATGCTTATTTCACTTATAATCTGCCATATGCATTTACGTTATATCTATTGTAGAGTGACTTTGAGCTATGCTCTGATCTCTTATCTATTTTGCTGCAGCTAATGTTTATCATCGTGATTTAAAGCCAAAAAATATACTAGCAAATGCTAACTGCAAACTCAAGATATGTGATTTCGGATTAGCAAGGGTTGCGTTTAATGACTCTCCTACCACAGTCTTCTGGACGGTATGGTATTTTTACAGTTCTACTATAGTTGATTCACAATACGACTTTGTATCGAAGCTTTTTATGACAACAGGGTTGATGTAGTGTTTTCCACACCAAAGAGTCCTGCTTCAAACTTAAATCTCACTGTCTGCCCTAAAATGACTTGCAGGACTATGTTGCTACTAGATGGTACAGGGCTCCTGAGCTGTGTGGGTCTTTCTTTACTAAGGTACTCAATTTCCTCATGCTGTGGTTTTGTTAAGTCCTATCAGCTGGGTTTTCATTTCATCCATGTTCATGTTTAGTTTCATGCCCCTATGTTATTCTGATGGTATTAAGTTGATTCTCTTGTGCAGTATTCACCAGCTATTGATATGTGGAGCATTGGTTGCATTTTTGCGGAGATTTTGACTGGAAAGCCTTTATTCCCTGGTAAAAATGTTGTTCACCAATTGGATTTGATGACTGATCTCTTGGGCACACCATCAGCAGATACTATTTCACAGGTGAGTTATTATTTATGGAAATATTGATATGTTCAACTCAAGCATAAATTATCGCAAAGTTTAAAAtgtttttttccccttttgACTACAGATTCGGAATGAGAAAGCAAGGAGGTACCTTAACAGTATGAGGAAGAAACAGCCAATACCCTTTTCACAGAAGTTCCCCAATGCAGATCCTTCGGCGCTCAAGCTCTTGCAAAGGCTTCTAGCATTTGATCCTAAGGATCGACCAACAGCTGAAGAGGTAGGTTTGTCGTAATGGAACATCAATTTTATGTGTTGCGCTGCTGCTATTTGTGTAACTTCCACATAATCATATTCTAACGAAAATAATTGTGTTGTCTGCATGAGCAGGCATTGGCTGATCCTTATTTTAAAGGCATTGCAAAAGTGGAGAGGGAACCATCCTGCCAGCCAATTTCGAAAATGGAATTTGAGTTTGAACGGAGAAAGTTTACTAAAGAGGACGTCAAGGAACTTATATTCCAGGAGATACTGGAATACCACCCTCAACTTCAAAAGGATTACAAGAACGGTTCTGAAAAAACAAGTTTTCTATATCCCAGGTTTTTACCTTGACCATATCTTTTAGTTTCTTTTCCCTCTTGTTATTATGTTTGAATGTGGTAATATTTCATAACTTACATCCTTAAATGTTTCTTGATTTTTTCTTTACTAT from Panicum hallii strain FIL2 chromosome 3, PHallii_v3.1, whole genome shotgun sequence encodes:
- the LOC112888014 gene encoding mitogen-activated protein kinase 7-like, with protein sequence MPEANAGAVAQAEQRKKNSPEMDFFSEYGDANRYKIQEIIGKGSYGVVCSAIDQQTGEKVAIKKIQNIFEHLSDAARILREIKLLRLLRHPDIVEIKHVMLPPSRRDFRDIYVVFELMDTDLHQVIKANDDLTKEHHQFFLYQMLRALKYIHTANVYHRDLKPKNILANANCKLKICDFGLARVAFNDSPTTVFWTDYVATRWYRAPELCGSFFTKYSPAIDMWSIGCIFAEILTGKPLFPGKNVVHQLDLMTDLLGTPSADTISQIRNEKARRYLNSMRKKQPIPFSQKFPNADPSALKLLQRLLAFDPKDRPTAEEALADPYFKGIAKVEREPSCQPISKMEFEFERRKFTKEDVKELIFQEILEYHPQLQKDYKNGSEKTSFLYPSAVDNFRRQFASLEENEGRNATVDRKHVSLPRTTTVHSTPILAKEGPAATSQVPQRIPTARPGRVVGPVLPFENVSAVDQHITRRAARNPAAPSATNNSSVYCYHLKSDSSDRQEHQLELEKDRMQYRPGQHAMEAKVAPEMVRDMRPSPYYVSRGVPKADLTERAALQRSMMHNVASFNGITAGGYSKAGILHYGVTSLY